DNA sequence from the Microcebus murinus isolate Inina chromosome 18, M.murinus_Inina_mat1.0, whole genome shotgun sequence genome:
TCCAGCCTCCAACTCATTTGGCCTGTCATCCTGGCTGTCAGACTGGACTAGGAGCTGTCAGAGTGCCAAAAGGTTGATGGAGCAGCTGGTCAGAGGGTCAGTGCCCTGGGCCCACCCCGCCCTGCAGCCAAGGGCACCTGCTTGGCACGGACTCTTAGCAGCTGCTGAGTCCTGTGGGCTGAATAGAGCCCTCTCAGACAGAGGGGAGTCAGACAGAGTTGGACTGGTCACCTAGGAAAAGAAAGATAACCACAAAGTTCATGCCTCCCAGGAAGGTTTTGGAATTTGAACCCCACCCACCCTTCAATCTTTCTTACCCTCTGAGTGTAGAAATCCCAAGGCAAGGCTGCCTTGGCCCCTCAATCTGGCATGGGCCATGCCCTTGGACCGAGTGTCAGCACAGACCCGCCCTCCCCAACTCACAGCCCTCAGGCCTGCCacgcccccagccccctccctagGCCATGCTGCAGGGCCCGGCTTTTCCTGCTGATTCATGCGTTGGAactgtgggggcggggcttggaACTTGGAACAAAGTTCAGACATGGAGGGGCCGGCAGACAGCTTGGAATTCATACCAGATGTACCCGGAATGCGCAAGCGGAATGCCTGGCATCTGAGAGTCCTGGGGAAGCTGCCCAACCACCCTACCCATACCTCCCTCCCCTTCAGCCTCTGGGCTGCTGTCCTCTCTCTCACAGTCCAGGGAGTCTCTGCTGACCTTCTTCCAAACTCTATacctcctcccttcctcactcTTCCCCAATCTAGGCCCCCCAGACTCTCCTTCCAGCTGAACTCCCTGGGAACAAGTCAGTTGGGCTGATCACTGAACTTCCATTTCTGGAATTGAGGTACAACTTCTCACCTAGTACCTGAATGACTGGTGGGGTGTGTCCAGGATCCCTGCTCTGTCTGATTGCTGAGGGGGCTGGGGCCCCTGGTGTGGGTTGCTACGGCATGGGGGACAAGAGCAGGACTGGGTTTCTATAGCCTCCAGTTCTGAAAAGAGGAGCAAGGGAAGTGTGTTTAGAGCTGCCTCTTGCTTCTCACTGAAATTAACAACTCCTGCAGGCCCAGGTCTGAGGCAAGAACTGTTCACTAAAAGGCTGAAGGTCTACTGGGGCGAGACTTTGATGGCCACTGGGACAGTGTCCCTGTGACATAGTCCTGCTCagatcttttccatttttcttccccttccctttagGAGCCTGATCCTCTCACATCCTCACCTGGCTGAGCCGCAGTAGTTCTTCAGTGGCAAGCTTTATGTCCTGACCCAGCTAAAGCTGCCAGTTGAAGAACTGTTGCCCTCTGCCCCTGACttcgaggaggaggaggaagaggaagaggagtagCTGCTCTCCCCATCATCTGGAAGGTGACAGAAATGGGGCTGGGAAGGTGTAAACAGCAGGGGTGATGATACCTTTTGGGAAAGGGAACCTTGCTCAGTTGGAGAGCCTTCACCCAGATTGGCTCAGCAAGAGAGCAGTTTTAGATTAGAGACGCTGGTTGAACTGGGGAATGGAAGGCTTGAACTACCCAAGGTTACTTGGTCTTCATGCGACAACGGGAAGAAGTGGAGAGAAGAAAACTATCTACCTCTTTACCCAGATTTCCTTCTTGATCCTCCTTCCTTATCTCCCATTCTTCCCTACTGGCCTTTCCAGGTCAGGTCCAAAAGTAAGTTTACTCTTCAGGGAAAAGGCGATACTGAAACTCTGATCTGAGCAATCATCCCTCTGCTCTTACCTTTCCCTGTATTTCCTTAGACTGGCCCAGACTTTGGATTCAGGGGTACTAACCTATATCTGAGATCCTTAGACCTCCTGTCTCAATTTCTCCACCTGTGAGATAGGGAACCACACAGATGAGTGTGCATGAGGAAATCAGAAGCCCACCTGTGCAGACTCAGAGCCTAGGCTCTTCTCCACCTGGGGATGGGAACAAAACACCTTTCATATGAGCTGTTGTCCCTTCCCCATCACTGACACCGTAActccaggagctggggagggtaGGGAGttggagggaggagctggggttAGACCAATGTAAGGGACTAGGAGGAGCTCAGTCTCTATACTGGCTTCCCACTATGCAAGGGTTTCCCTTGCCATCCAAAGCAGGATGGCAGCAGCCCTTGATAGCATTcaagggttttatttatttatttatttttgagacggggtctcactttgtcacccaggctagagtacaatggcatcatcatacctcactgtaaccttgaacacctgggctcaaacgatcctcctggctcctgcctccgcctccctagtacctgggattataggcatgcattaccatgcctggctaatttttctattatttgtagagacagggtcttgctcttgctcaggctggtcttgaactcctgacctcaagcaatcctcccaccttggcctcccaaagtgctacgattatagacatgagccactgtccAGCCCCCTGATAATATTATCCTGCTGCTGCTTGCTGCTCTTTCTTCCCTCACTTTGCTTTCCAGGATTGTGTGTAAGACTCAGCTCAGGCCTGTGTAGGCAGGAAATTCTCCCCTCCAGGAACCCTGGGAAATGGGGTATGGGATGTGATCCCCTTTTGGGCACCAGGCAGTGCAAATCTGCCACCTCCAGCTCCTGATCCATTCTTACTCTTGCACTCAGGCTTGGATGTTGTTCAGCCTTGGCCCAGTCTCCCTGCCTGAAGGTGGCCAAGTTCAGGGTCTACAGGAAGCTATTTATTCTATGTGGTGGGAGGAGATGTGCAGGGAGGTCTATCTTATTGTCCATTTATGAGAAACTGAAAGATGTAGATGAGAGTGGACCCCTGAGCCCCACCGCTCTGTAGCCTAAACTGAGGGGCAAGATATGTGTAGGACAGCAGTAGAGGGGGGATGGGTAGACTGAGTCAACTCATAGGCTGCAAAGATGGCTGCGTCCCTGGACAATTGCCTCCGTCGTTTCTTCCCCTCTTTGCTTCACTGGCCAGTGTCCCCCTCCAGCCCTGGGAATGTGGCTCTGCCATCTTCACCCGTCATGGAGCAGAGGTGAGGAAGGGCAGCCTCGGAACACAGAGACCAGTGAAGGACCAAGCCTGGACAGCACAGGGCCCTATCTGGACATCCAGCAGAGGGGCCCATGAAGGCCAGGAGCACgccaagaggaggaagaagagccagCCTCTGTCCACAACAAGCTTCCAGCCATCTCCTACTTCACTCATCATTTCTCTCCAGTCTTTCTGCCTCCCTCAGAGATGTGGAACCATAGGAAAGTGTCCTGTGGCTTCACCCTCCTACTTCCACCTTTTCCCCAGCCTGTAGTATTTATATTAGCAGCTTCAAGGAGCAAGAGCCAGGTGTGAAAGGACATACACAGGAATTCATAACAGAAATTCAAATGGATAAAACCATGAAAGAAATGCATGCTTTATTAgtaattaaagaaaagcaaatatataatagCTGAAAGCATTTTTCCTTTAGCAaactataacaaaaaaataaggcTCAACATTGGCAAAAGAGTACTGAAATAACACTCTCATATATTGCATGTGGcagtataaattggtacagccttTTGGATGCCAATTCAGTAATATGTATCTTACACCCTAAAAGCTTCCATGTCCTTTGACCTAGTAATTTTATGtctgggaatttatcctaagaaaataattaaggatTTAGTTATAAGATGTTCATCCCAGCATTCcaatagagaaaaatgagaagcaaCTATTTGATTGGGAATTCATTCCTTTTCTGCTATAATGAAAATTTGTAATAGGGGATTGCTTAAGTAAATTATTGTGTATCTATCCAGATGGTGGAGTACTGCACAGCCATTAAAAGTCATGTAGAAGAACATTTgactagaaagaaaaatgctcTTTGAATATTAGAAAGGTTATAAAAAGTGTATATTATGTgacctcaattttatttttaaaaatatgagtatatACTTGTATGCATAGAACAGATAAAAAAGATTGAAGACATActcaaaaatgttaatagtggttaTCTTTGGATGGTGTGATTTTCCTCTggtttttctgtacttttcaaattttctacattaATTGTGTATtgttttcatataataaaaatttaaatgatcagTGTAATTTTCTTAAACCTTTGAAGAAGTGGGTGTAGAAAAACGAAGGGAAGCCCCCAGCCCCTTAGTGAGAATGTGGTTGGGGCATCTGTTGGTTTATGAACGTCATTCCTTAGGAGTAGCTGGAATCTGCTCTCTTAGTGCACAGGAAACAGCTCTCTGAATTGCTGGCTGGGAGCCAGCTAAAAGAGGTGTGGAATGGAGTAAGATGAAAGGAAAACAGTAAAAACCTTTCACTCTCTTCAGGGGatgaggggttgggggaggattTTCCTCTCCAGGCTGAAGGGTTCTAGAATCCTCACAGTCCTACTTAAAGCACATtgagtctttgtttttctcttctgatgtGCCCCAACATTGAAGAGACCCTGTGTTACCTTATCTTGCCCTCATAGAAGAGAGATTTTCCTACTCACCTAATAGGTCCCAAGCTCTGGGGGAGGGGATGATTTTCACGACTCTAGTGGTGAGTGATTCCCTTTTGCCTCCCCTTCCTAACAAGTAGGGCCAAAAAAAGGTTGGGTGTGGGGGCTCTCCGTGGGTCCCTTCTCCAAAAGGGGTGCTGCCGTTCCATTTGAGAGGTACTGTGTAAGGAGTCGGGACTCCTGGAGTTAAAGGTTTGCTGCCATGTGTTGAAGGCCTGGAAACCccgggaggcagaagaggtgccTCCAAGAAAGCGAGGCGCCTCCTCCCCCACAAGTGAcactgggagggaggggcagggcggtGGCTAGGtttaggcaggtgggagtgggttGCGCTTGCCTCTACCTTCAGGGCtgtgagggtgggtgggagggacgAGCATTAGGTGAGAGGTGCGAGAGTAGGGAAGAGGAGGTGAAAGTTGgtggggtggggccctgggggtgTCAGGGTAGATTAGACTAGCGACCCATTTGTGGAACTGCGAGGGGTTCAGGCCACACGGATTGGGGGTAAGACCACTGTTAATAGCATCCCGGAAGTTCCCCCGAGCGCCACTGCACAGCTTGGTGCCCGGGAGGCCCCAGACAGCTCTCCCCGGCAGGGGCCGGACGCTACCGGTTGCCGTGGCTCCAGGGGCGGTGGCCCCATGGCTGCTCCAATCGCCGCCCAGCCGCGGAATGGGGCGTGGACAAGCCGGGGAAAAGTTCCCGCAGATTCCGAAGGCGGGGCAGGTGCAGGAACCTAGGCACCCAGCCCTGCCGGGAAGCCTGTTCACAGTCCCCGCGGGGACATCTGATGCGTCCCAGCCGGGAGCGCAGGGGCCACAGGGACCAATTCGGACTTAGCCGGCCCGCCAGGCCCTGGCGCCCTTGGGGCTCCTGACGACTGGCGCCTCCTTCGCTGCGTCCCTGGGGCTGCACTGGGGGCTGCAGCGGCTGCCCACGCCGGGATCTGCTGCTCACGGCCGTTGCAAGTGGCGGAACATGTGTGTCTCCCTGGCGCACAGCCTGCTCGCGGGGCCGGGGCGCTGCTCGGGCGCGGGGCTCGGGAGTTCcaggggcgcggggcgggggtggAAGGAAGGCGGAGGTTAGAGGACGGGCAGCATTTTCAGAACCGATGCCAAACCTTCGGAGTCTGAGACTGGGCTGGAGGCGTGCACGGCAGGGGAATGGATGGGGTATTCAAGAGGCTGTGCATGGCTCCCCCCCCCCGCGTCTCCCCCAGGCTGTCGCTGTACCCTCAAATGACCACCGACCCGATTCATGGCCACCCGCCCTGAGCCCCGGTGCTGGTGGCTGTGTCTCTGGGTGAGTCTGCAGGGAAGGCTGGCCCAGTGGGGGTGCTTGGAGGAAAAAACTCAAACCTTGTTTTTCTCTACTCTTACAACACAACAATCATCAAGATTTTTGTGGCCAAATGTGGGGGCGTTTTCCTCCACACACCAAGCAGCAGATACCAGCTGAGTGTcctttaattcaattctgacactacctGCCTAAAGATAGTCTCAAATCCCACAAGGTGAAGGCTCAGTCTCCAAAACTGCCCCCTTACTTCAGATACCAGTCACAAGTCTGGGCCTCtgaacttctgaccaactggcttgAAGTTGAGGTTCACACGACTTCCTCTTTAGGTTCGATTAATTTGCTGGAGTggttcacagaactcagggaaacacttagtTACCTGAACCTTCTCGTGCTTAGCTCTCCGGAAGCTCCCCCAACCCAGTCCTCTTCGATTTCTGTGGGGACTTCATTACGTAGGCATGATTGACAACCATGTGGAAATGGGATTGGACAAAAAGTGCATGAtctaaacccagcaaggcctgacTGTTCAGATTCTTTCTGGCTTCTGTGCAGCATTCTGTATTCCATGCCGTGCAGCAGGACCTTCTTTGGAATGAGGGTTTTAGGGACCCACAATCAGATTAGAATCCTGCCTTGGAGAGgtgaaaggaaggcaggaaaaggtcagagagagattctgtttaCTGTAACAAGGTCTGTGAAAGTTATGAGTCAGTAACCGtggatgaaaaatatatatacctatcaATCAATATCACAGGGAACAAACTCCAATGGTAATTCCAGGTCCCCATCCCACTCCCCTACAGGGGTTAAATGTCTCCAGAGGCTTTACGGGAAAGCGAAGATCTGGGAAAATGGAGGCTGGAATCCTCTCTAGGCCATGCACCTGTTCTGGAGAAGCCTAACTCCCCCAATCCCCATCCCCACAGGTTATTTCCTGGCAGATTGAGCTAACGTGCTGTGGACCCAGACCTTGGGACAGGCCTGGGAACTTCTCTGTCACCATTTGGTGGTGAGACTCTGGGGAGACCCCAGACGGGAAGGGAGGCCTGGCTTCTCAGTGTCTCTTCAGCTTTCTGTCTTTCCCAGAGAGTCTCGTGCCCCAGCTGTCACTTCATCCTCCCAGTTTTAGGCTGAGTAGGGGGGGTGACAGGGGGTTGACTATTGACCACAGCTGGGAGTCTGAGCACTGCCTAAGGAAATTGGGTCCCTCACAAGTGTCTGGCTAGTCACAGAAATGTTGACCATGGAATGTTTCTGAGAAGGAGCCTTGGTATATAGGGTTTGGGGATGAGGCATGAAAGCCCAGGAACGGCATTTGGGGTACTGTGCAGATGCTGCACTCCCAGGGTGAGGCAGCCCCTTGGCCAAGGCTGCTTCCATCCTATCGAAGGACTGTTTCAGGGCCACTCAGGCCCCCAAGATAAGGGTAAGCATAAAGGTCAGGTgtaggcctggcatggtggctcatgcctataaccccagcactttctCGCAatccaaggctggaggatcatttgagggtaggagttcgagaccagcctgagcgaaacaatgagaccccatctctacaaaatatagaaaaattagccgggcatggtggtacatgcctgtaggcccTGCTGCTCCGCAGGCTGAGacaaggggatcacttgagcccaggagtttgaggttgcagtgagctatgatgataccactgcaccctagcctgggcaatagagtaagaccctgtctcaataaaaaaaaaaaaaggtcaggtATTTGAGGAGTCCCACAGAATGCCTGGGAGCCCCTTTCTTAGGGACTGTATGATTAGGACATGATGGGTGGCAGGTCATGGAACTcctctgacctctgaccctgGCTCTCAGGTAGCAAGCTGCCTCAGCAGCACTGTTCCATCTGACCACTACGTGGGCATCTCCATGTTGTCTCTGGGCCTGGGGCTGAACTCTGCCTGCTTGCACCTGtggaagctgctgctgctgtcttACCAGGCCCCATCCTTGGCCCTCGGTGTGACCAGGTGGGCTCCCCTGGCCACCCTGGCTCTCTTCCGCTTGGTCCCACTGAGACCAGGGATGAGTCTGTGGCTACTCCAGCAGCACAAGCAGGTGCCTCTTGCTCTGGTTGTCCTTGGTGGAATTGGATTGGTCACTGTGGGTGTCATGAGCATCACACTAGGTGTGCACATTCTGGTCATTGATGTCCTGCAGTCTTGACCCCACCAGCCCATCCCTGGACACAAGGAAACCAAGGGCACTAGGACATGTTGGGATGATAAGCCTGTTACCATGGATGATTCCACTCTCACTTTTAGCCTGAAAGACGAAAGAGAAGCCACAGGCTCCACTTGTCAGCCTtgggggaggtgagggcaggaCAGGGAGATGGTAGGTCTTCAATGCACAGTCCCCCACTGGGGTAGGGCTGGACTGGATCATCAGTCTCTCAGTTCCTCCTTCAGCTAACTCATATCCCTCCCCACTCCTAGGCTCTAAGAAGCAATGATGTTGGTGGATGTGGGAACCTGGGTTACTGTTCGCTGAAATCTGTCATCAGATAACCATTCTTTCCTACAAACAAACTTAAGAGGTACAGCCAGAGGTATCAATAAAGGGTGGCAGGAGGCATGAAGCTGGAGGAAACTGCCAGTGGAAACAGACACTCTGCTTTAGCACAGAGACAGATGAGGGGAGGGAAGGTCTTACTAGAATCAGAGAGAGCTGGAATGGAGGGGGCAGGTCAGAGGGAGGAGAGACCTCACCTATGACCAAATGCTGGCTGTGGGAGGAGGGCACAAGAGAAGCTATCTATAGCC
Encoded proteins:
- the TLCD2 gene encoding LOW QUALITY PROTEIN: TLC domain-containing protein 2 (The sequence of the model RefSeq protein was modified relative to this genomic sequence to represent the inferred CDS: inserted 1 base in 1 codon; substituted 3 bases at 3 genomic stop codons); protein product: MGRGQAGEKFPQIPKAGQPARQALAPLGLLTTGASFAASLGLHWGLQRLPTPGSAAHGRCKWRNMCVSLAHSLLXGAGALLGLSLYPQMTTDPIHGHPPXAPVLVAVSLGYFLADXANVLWTQTLGQAWELLCHHLVVASCLSSTVPSDHYVGISMLSLGLGLNSACLHLWKLLLLSYQAPSLALGVTRWAPLATLALFRLVPLRPGMSLWLLQQHKQVPLALVVLGGIGLVTVGVMSITLGVHILVIDVLQSXPHQPIPGHKETKGTRTCWDDKPVTMDDSTLTFSLKDEREATGSTCQPWGRDLPPPARYATLIGDLANPSEHISAYWINR